One genomic window of Brienomyrus brachyistius isolate T26 chromosome 16, BBRACH_0.4, whole genome shotgun sequence includes the following:
- the sec22a gene encoding vesicle-trafficking protein SEC22a yields the protein MSMVLFASVVRVRDGLPLSASTDYEQDRGLQETKKHLKSLSKKLSQFPDRCTLKTGQHTVNFTSSLGVGYLMVCSESYPSVLAFCFLDELQREFIVTYDTKRINSAVRPYSFIEFDNFIQKTKQRYNSPRSLSTRVNLSDMQMEIKLRPPFQLSAEDLSALNGFSHHSPSKYKGIAPNQMLEPVTLAGVVSCMLSLLCGGLNLLRGVHAIESVLQNEDEDFSYVIAFFLGTAACLYQCYLFAYCTLWRNGKSFLAFALICLCNMYLYELRNLWQILFHVTVGAFTTLQIRLRQPQGKAPDYNV from the exons ATGTCCATGGTTCTGTTTGCATCCGTGGTGCGGGTGAGAGATGGACTGCCTCTCTCAGCCTCCACAGACTATGAGCAGGACAGGGGGCTACAGGAGACCAAGAAGCACCTGAAGAGCCTCTCGAAGAAGCTGAGCCAGTTCCCAGACCGCTGCACGCTGAAAACGGGGCAGCATACTGTTAA TTTCACCAGTTCCCTGGGAGTGGGATACCTGATGGTGTGCTCTGAGAGTTACCCTAGCGTCCTGGCCTTCTGCTTCCTGGATGAGTTGCAGAGGGAGTTCATCGTCACTTACGACACGAAGCGGATCAACAGCGCCGTCCGGCCATACTCTTTCATCGAGTTCG ACAACTTCATTCAGAAAACCAAGCAACGCTACAACAGCCCGCGCTCCCTGTCCACCAGGGTCAACCTGTCTGACATGCAGATGGAGATTAAGCTCCGCCCTCCCTTCCAGCTGTCTGCCGAGGACCTGAGCGCACTCAACGGCTTCTCCCACCACTCGCCGTCAAAGTACAAGGGCATAG CCCCGAACCAGATGCTGGAACCTGTGACGCTGGCCGGAGTGGTGTCCTGCATGCTCAGCCTGCTCTGCGGTGGTCTGAACCTGCTCCGGGGCGTCCACGCCATCGAGAGCGTCCTGCAG aatgaaGATGAAGACTTCAGCTACGTCATCGCCTTCTTCCTGGGAACAGCGGCTTGTCTGTACCAG TGCTACCTGTTTGCCTACTGCACGCTATGGAGGAACGGCAAGTCCTTCCTGGCCTTCGCCCTCATCTGCCTGTGTAACATGTACCTGTACGAGTTGCGCAACCTATGGCAGATCCTCTTCCATGTGACGGTGGGCGCCTTCACCACGCTGCAGATCCGCCTGCGTCAGCCGCAAGGCAAAGCTCCTGACTACAACGtctga